Sequence from the Suncus etruscus isolate mSunEtr1 chromosome 1, mSunEtr1.pri.cur, whole genome shotgun sequence genome:
cgcccgccccgaccgaccgaccgaccgaccgaccgaccgaccatGCGATCCGCAGTGTTCAAGGCGGCCGCGGCCCCGGCCGGCGGCACCCCCGAGCAGCAGCGCCTGGACTACGAGCGCGCGGCGGCGCTGGGCGGGCCCGAGGACGAGCCCGGGCCGGCCGAGGCGCACTTCCTCCCGCGCCACCGCAAGCTCAAGGAGCCGGGCCCCCCGCTGGCGTCCGCGGCGCCCGCGCCCGCCGCCTCGGCCCACCAGGCCGGCAGCcaccccgcgcccgcgcccgcgcccgccccGGCCGGCTGCGGCGCCAAGGGCCGCGGCTTGCTGCTGCCGGCCGGGGCGGCCCCCGGGCAGCAGGAAGAGAGCTGGGGCGGCTCGGCGCCCTTGCCCTGCCCGCCGCCCGCCTCCAAGCAAGCCGGCGTCGGCGGCGAGCCCGCGGCGGCCGGCGCGGGCTGCAGCCCCCGGCCCAAGTACCAGGCGGTGCTGCCCCTGCACACGGGCTCGCTCGTGGCGGCCACGGAGCCCACGCCCTGGGTCGGCGACCAAGTCGGGGCGGCTCCCCCGGCGGCCACCGCCTCGGACCCGGCGGCCGTCGGGCCCCCGCCGCTCGCGCTCTCCGGGCCGCCCCTCTTGGCGCCCACCGCCGCCGCCAACGCCAACGCCAACGCCGCCGCGGCCGGCAGCCTGGCGGGCAGCGAGGGCCGATGGAAGAGCCTCAGGAAGAGCCCGCTCGGGGCCGGCGGCGGGGTCGGGGTCGGCGTCGGCGTCGGCTCCGGCGCCTCCAGCCAGGCCGCCTGCCTCAAGCAGATCCTCCTGCTGCAGCTGGACCTCAtcgagcagcagcagcagcagctgcaggcCAAGGAGAAGGAGATCGAGGAGCTCAAGTCGGAGCGGGACACGGTACGCCACGGGTTAATGGGCGTTCGGGGTGcctgtcggggggggggggccgccTCGGAGCTCGCTGCGCGCATGCTCGGCTgcggagtgtgtgtgtgtgtgtgtttgggggagcttAAGGGGTACCCCGAGTTGGAGGCTAAGGTCAGGAGGTGGCCCGTCCCCGAGTGTCGCCCAGGGCGGCGAGGCCTGGGCCAGCCAGgttgcccccaccccacccccaggcacGTTGGgatggaggaaaaggaagggttaAAGGGCGACGGAAAGGAAAGCTGGTGGTGTGGTGGAAATGGGGCGCGGAAGGGTTAATTTAAGATGACAGCAGCCCCAGAATGGTGGGCCGGGGAAAGACGTTTGGCCCTGGGAAAAGACTTGGCAGTGTGCGGGGCGGCGGTGGTGGGTAAGCCGGCCCCTGCTGCTGTGTTGAGGGCCCAGTGGGAGAGGTCTACGGGGTGCTGATAAGGCCGTCCTGGACCCGGCCGGGAGCCTCAGCATCTTGACCTGGGAGGACTCTCAGCGAGGTAGCTAGCGGTGATTTCAGGTGTCTGAAAGGACACCGGGAGCATCACCCACCGCCTTCCATGTGGGGGCAGTCCTTAATTGGCTGTCTTCAGTTGTAAGATGTGACCCAGGCACCGAGCAGCCGCTTTGTGGTTTGGGGGCTGGAAGATCCGTTAAAGGCAGTCCAGAAAGTAAGTTTGTTCAATGTTCTAAGTTAGACcctctggccccccccccccaaattcccatttttttagaaatatcttaAAGCAGAGAACTCATCTGTTATTTCTTTGTACTTCTGAGGGGCATGACTCTTGAGGCTTCTAGGATTTCTCCCTGCAGCAGTAGCGGAGAGCCCCTAAAGAGTTAAAACGTATTCCTTCAGATGTCAGGAAAGCTGTGGCAGGATAGTACTGTGCTAGCATACCTTCCAGCCACCTAAAAATAAACATGGTTTCTACAATTGTGTGCAGACtgcagagctctctctctctttatctcaaCACACACATACTCTTTCTCAACACACAGTCTCTCTGGCGATGTGTGCGCCAAAGACTGAACAAGGGAGCAGAGGGCTATTCATTTTGTTTGCCTCCCCAATGAATGGCATCAGGCAGTGGCTCTTTCATGAGAGAGAATGCATTCTGTAAGGTGGAATGGGAGCCGGACAGGGGACAGGTCTTATTAAAATATCTCCTGGTGTTGATTTGTGGAAGTTACTCAACATGGAGGTGGCACTGCTCAGTCACTGGACTGCAGTCCACGGCTGTGATGGTGCCGTAATTACAACACATCatattcttgggggggggggaggtggtggtggtggtgaaggagAAGAAACCAAGTGAATGTCACCCACAAGCCTGGGTTCAGTACTGGAAAGGCTGCAAATCAAAGCAGAAGGATATGAGATGGGAGTGTGGTTGCCAGGGGGGCTTTCTGCTGATTGTGGAGGGAGGTTTCTACTCTGCTCCTAGGGGTAACGGTCTCTTTGCAGAGTTTCCTAGCCACCGAGAGTGGTGTGAGTTAAGGATAGAGTGTCCACCTGAACTTGGCGTTCATTCATCCTGTTGTGTGTTGCAGTCTTAGTGTTGCTTaagctatttttttctcattccagTTGTTTTGCCTTTCCTGAAATCTAAGCAGCTGAGTGGATGTAAAGAAGACAACATTAATATTACTGTTTAGCCCAAATAAAATTCTTGTTATAGGATATATAAGTACCATATTTTGGAACTTTTTCTCAGAACATTTAAATGTGTGGTTTTAGATTATAATCTCCATTTTCTATATGATGATATAGTCCtctatttaaaattaaagctagaaaaaaagaaaaaaaggacaaaaaaattaaagcttataaaaatacttaaatataaagcATAAACTTTTTCTGTTACCTTAAATGCAAAAGAGTGTACATAGTTCATGGTCTTTGTGGTTTGAGGGTACCTAGTTCTTATTATAATTCTTACAAATTACCAATTCATTGTTGAGGTGGCAGCCAACACCCATTACCCCCCTCCCCAATACATACATATCCTCTTTAAATAACATTCAATCCCTAGTGACAGTGTGACTTTTTATTCCTGTATGTACTGTTCAGACTTAGCTCTTGTGTATAGTTTTGGAGTAGAAATGGAGAAGGCAGAATCTGAAGAACCTTAgggcctccaaaaaaaaaaaaaaggcaaggttAATTCTGGAAACTCCCAAACTGATTTGGAGCCACAAGGTTTAGCAGCAGTAGCAGAATCTGTGTCATTTAAAAGGCAGGATGTGGCCCCTCCCAGTAGAGAGGATCATCTTTCAGAAGACtgaactactactactactactacacatTTACTCATAATCTTTCTCCTTAAGGGTCATCCCTAGAGTTAAGCAGTGTaccttgttttttctattttaaggaGAACGTTTCAGATTAGTGATTTGCATAATTAGAATTATGTTGAGTTGCTAGTTACCGAACGAGACAGAAAGCTAAACTGATTCCTAAATGAGGCTAAGTTTTGTGTTTTAACTTTGTTTTAAGCCTTTATTTTGCCACTCTATCTTTTAGCTTGTTGCTCGGATTGAACGTATGGAAAGGCGGATGCAGCTGGTAAAGAAGGATAACGAGAAGGAAAGGCACAAGCTGTTTCAGGGCTATGAAactgaagagagagaggaaacggAGCTCTCTGAGAAAATTAAACTGGAGTGCCAGCAGGAGCTTGAAACTTCCCAGACTTTGCCTCCCAAGCCTTTCTCATGTGGGCGGAGTGGAAAGGGACACAAAAGGTGTGCTGATCTCTCTGTTATGCTCTCTGGATATGAGGAGGACACTTGTGTCCAGTGACCAAGAGTAAGGGACTTGggaattagttttatttattttatttttttatttttatttatttatttttttttgtttttgggccacacccggcagtgctcaggggttactcctggctgtctgttcagaaatagctcctggcaggcacgggggaccatatgggacaccaggattcgaaccaaccac
This genomic interval carries:
- the MSL1 gene encoding male-specific lethal 1 homolog, encoding MRSAVFKAAAAPAGGTPEQQRLDYERAAALGGPEDEPGPAEAHFLPRHRKLKEPGPPLASAAPAPAASAHQAGSHPAPAPAPAPAGCGAKGRGLLLPAGAAPGQQEESWGGSAPLPCPPPASKQAGVGGEPAAAGAGCSPRPKYQAVLPLHTGSLVAATEPTPWVGDQVGAAPPAATASDPAAVGPPPLALSGPPLLAPTAAANANANAAAAGSLAGSEGRWKSLRKSPLGAGGGVGVGVGVGSGASSQAACLKQILLLQLDLIEQQQQQLQAKEKEIEELKSERDTLVARIERMERRMQLVKKDNEKERHKLFQGYETEEREETELSEKIKLECQQELETSQTLPPKPFSCGRSGKGHKRKSSFGSTERKIAVKKLAPEFSKVKTKTPKHSPVKEEPCGSLSETVCKRELRSQETPEKTRSSVDTPPRLSTPQKGPSTHPKEKTFSSEIEDLPYLSTTEMYLCRWHQPPPSPLPLRESSPKKEETVARCLMPSSVAGETSVLAVPSWRDHSVEPLRDPNPSDLLENLDDSVFSKRHAKLELDEKRRKRWDIQRIREQRILQRLQLRMYKKKGIQESEPEVTSFFPEPDDVESLMITPFLPVVAFGRPLPKLTPQNFELPWLDERSRCRLEIQKKQTPHRTCRK